In Candidatus Nezhaarchaeota archaeon, the sequence CAACAATCTTCCCAGCTATGTCTACCCCTGTTACTGCAGCTGCATTTCTGAACTCAGTTACACTATTTAGCTCGTGAACCAAGAGCCCCCTCTTACTCTCAAGACAGTCAACGCCAACAACGTGAGCTTTAACTGCTTTGGCAGCCTTCAAGCTAACCTCTCTAAGTTCATCTGTTATCTCCATCTTAACGGCCCTGCCTCCAAGAGCAGTATTAGATCTCCACTCACCTGGAGCAGCATAACGGTATATGGCCGTAATCACTTCATCACCGACCACAAAGCACCTTATATCCCTACCAGGCTTGTCTACGTACTCTTGGATGTAGAATACCTGGTATAAGGGATAGAGGAGCTCACGATGCTCTATCACCACTTTAGCAGACTCTAGATCTTTTACGAGTGAGACTAGTCTACCCCAGCTACCTACAACGGGCTTAAAGACAGCTGGGTAACCAACCTCGTTAAGTGCATTTAATGCACCTTCACGAGTAAAAGCTACATAAGTCTTTGGAGTTGGCACTCCAGCCTTATTAAGCATGAGTGTAGTTAACAACTTATCACCACATATGAGCATGGTCTGGAAGGAGTTTATGACTGGTACCCCCACGCTCTCCATTATTGCTGTCAAGTATAAAGCCCTGTAATGCCCCACGCACCTCTGAATTGCAACATCGCCCTTAAGGATCTTTGAATTCACATTATAGCTAGTTATATCCATAAATGAATCCTTTATGTCCACGAAATCCATGGAGACGCCTAGCTTCTCTCCAGCTCTATGTATCGCCTTCTCCTCAGCTCTAATCCTATCGTACAGCACTATTACCTTAACCAATACCTACTCTCCCCAATCCTCCTTTACAGTTTCAGCTGGCTTTAGTTTAAGCTGCCCCCCTTCAAAGTAAACCTCGTACTCCTGCCCGCAATCAGGGCAACTTACTATCTCCCCCGTTATTGCATCATCCGGTACTTTTATGTCTCCATCACAATCTGGACATTTAACCTTCATTAGGACTTTAACCCCCAATAAAGCATGCGAAGTTAACTTATCATTAAGACTTATTAAAGTTTCTGCATTTTACCATTCTCTCAGTACAATCATGGTGTTCGTAGACTTAACCCCCTTAACTCTTCTGAGCTCGTCAATACATCTGTTCACTTCAGCCATACTTGGTGAGGATATTAAGGCCACGACGTCGTACAGCCCGGTAACCTCATAAACACGCTCAACACCCCCGGCTTCTCTGACTTTGCGCGATACCTCTGAAGTATCCGTTGAGGGATCTACAGTTATGAGGGTTATAGCTCTAACCCTAGCTACAAAGTCAACCTCAACCGTAAACCTCTTAATAATACCAAGCCTTAAGAGGCGATTAATCCTCTTCCTAACACCGGCCTCAGATAAGCCGACCTTATTCGCTATCTCAGTGTAAGGTGTCCTAGAATCCTTAATTAGTAGGTTTATTATCATGTGATCAATATCGTCAAGTTGTTGCAATTCTTGCACCTTTGCACATTATTTAAACTCACTTCAAGTATTAGACACGACTATCACAGAAAAACTTTACTTACTACTTACTAGTCTCTCCGCCCACCACAATGTTCTAGTTAAGACAGATATGGACTTCAAGTACCCGCTCACGCTAATCCTCTCCCAAGCAGTGTGATCTAAACTTGAATCACCAGGGCCATAAGCAACCATCTCAGCTTTCCTCCACTTTGTCGCCGCCACATTAATATCACTCGTACCAGTCTTGAACACAAAGCTTGGTTTAACGTTAAGCTCCTCACTAACAGCCCTCGTAAAAGCCCTAGCTATAATACTGGATCTACTTGCAACATAGGCCTCAACACAATCACTCCATTTAACATCCACTTTAATGCCCCTACTAGTTGAGTGATGCTGAACATAGCTCTTAACAAGCTCGATTACATCTTGACACTTCAGCTTAGGTGGAATTCGAACATTAAACGTTAATGTGCACCTACTTGGAACAAAGACGCTTTTGCCGCCACCATCAATTGCAGTTAAACAATAAGTGAGCGAGTGAAACTTGCTGCCCTCTCGATTATAGTCGTCAAACCTCTTCTTTAATCCCTCCCACAGAGACCAAGCCTCCTCAATTGAGTTCTTGAAAAACCATGGGCTTGACGAGTGCCCTCGCTCCGTCTTTATAGTCAACTTAAAGTTTATACCGCCTTTATACCCAATAGCCAAGCTTGAAATCCCACTAGGTTCACCAAACACTGCTACGTCAGGTTCCTCGATCGTCTCAATTAGGTGGTACATGCCCCTGCTTGAGCCTTCCTCCTCAACGACACCTGCAATGATCAGGTTTAGCCCCCCTCCTAGGTTGACGTATCTCTTAGCAGCCAGTATGAGCGTAGCTAAGGGTCCTTTGGCATCTACAGCCCCCCTCCCCCAGACCTCATCACCTTCAATCTTAACCGGTATGAAGCCCGGCACAGTATCCATGTGGCCACATAATAAGACCCTAGGCCCCTTACCTTTGACCTCTCCTACAACATTCCCAACAGCATCAGTATGCGCTTGAAAACCAAGATCTCTCATCCTAGATACGAGGTACTTAGCCAGCTCTCCCTCATAGCCGGTAGGGCTATAGATTTTCAGGAGGTCGAGTAGGAACTCTACCTCAGGGATTGACATTGCTCAGCACTCTTGCAAGAGCATCAATTATAGCATCAACATCATTCTTCGTTAAGCAAAGTGGAGGCAGAAACCTAATCACAGTCCTACCCGAATATGCCGCTAAGACCCCTCTCTCTACGAGTGATAGCAGTACGTCTCTTATGTCGACCCTAAGCTCTAAGGCTTGCATGAGCCCCATGCCCCTTGCATCCCTTATAACCTTAAACTCATCTTTAAGCTCGCTTAGCCTATTGAGCATGTACTCACCAGTTAGCCTACAGTTTTCAAGAAGTCCATCCTCTAATATGACATCAAGGGTTGCACTAGCTGCTGCACACGCCAGTGGATTACCTCCAAAAGTTGTTGTGTGCTCACCAACCTTAAGCTTGACCATTAACTCATCCCTAGCCGCGGTAGCTCCCATCGGTAACCCCCCAGCTATGCCCTTAGCCATGCACATTATGTCAGGATCCACGTTCCAATGCTCACACGCCCACAACCTACCAGTTCTACCAAAGCCTGTCTGAACCTCATCAACTATTAGCAAGACCCCCCTCTTAGTGCACTCATCTCTCACTTGAGTTAAAAAGTCTGGAGGGGGCAGTATCACTCCACTCTCACCTTGAATCGGCTCAACTACAACTGCAGCCACGTCCTCAGTCATGGCTTCTCGCAACTTATCAATATTGCCGTAGGGAACGAACTTAACGAAGTTGGGGAGGGGCTCGAACGGTCCTCTGTACTTCTGGTCCCACGTTAGTGATAAGGCCCCCAGGGTTTTGCCATGGTACCCCCTCATCATCGATATTATCGTCCTCTTACCCGTAGCCCTCCAGGCTATCTTTATGGCAGCCTCAATAGCTTCAGCACCACTGTTACATAGATAAACCCTCGTTAATCCCTTTGGTAGGACTTTAACAAGTTTCTCTAAATACTCAGACCTCATGTCGTTGTAGCAGGATCCGTGGCAAGTTATGAGCTTTTCACATTGCTTCTTTATCGCCTCAACAACCTTAGGATTACAGTGACCCACCAGAGCAGCTCCATAGCCAGCAATACAATCAACATACTCTTTACCTTTGTCATCCCACACCTTAGCTCCAAACCCTCTAATTATCGTGATGGGGAGCTTCTGATATGTCGGGGCTAAGTGAGCATCTTCTATTGACTTATAATCACGATCCAAAATTGATCACCGTTCCTTGACCCATTAAAGCCGCCGTTATGGGCTCGTCTTTGAAGCCTGATGCTATCACAACTCTCTTCACGCCACCCTCTAGCGCCTCAATGGCTGCATAAAGCTTCGTTATCATCCCTGCTCCAACCCTCTTTAAGGCTGCTTTTGCCTTGCTTATATCCATCCTATCCACTAGCTTATCGTTAATGATGATACCCTCGACATCAGTTAATAGCACAAGAGTGTTAGCTTTAAGCGCACTGGCTATGTGAGCTGCAGCCCTATCGCCATCAACGTTGAGTACTTCAGCCTCATCACCTATCGCAACTGGGGCTATGACTGGGATCATCCCTTTATTCAGTAGGGCATTTAGGAACTCCCCATTAACCCCTACTATTCTGCCAGTATACCCTCCTTCTATCGCTCTCCTCCGCCCTCTCTCATCTATTATCACGAGCCTCTTCTTACGCTCCGCCCTCAATAACGCACCATCTACACCCGATATCCCTACCGCGTTAACACCAACCTTTATTAGCGAGAGTACGACTTCCTTGTTTATCTTCCCTGCCATAACCATCATGTATATTTCAGCTGTCTCTCTATCCGTATACCTACTCCTAAAGCCATCCGGCGACGTTATGAAGACCTGAGGCTTACCAAGCTTCTCGGCTATGGTGGTCACTATGTCTCCCCCTCCATGCACAACGACGATCCCTTCCCTGCTAGATACCTTAGCTATGTCTCTAGCCAACTTCTCTAAGACATCCTTATTTGCCACCAGATCTCCACCGAACTTCACCACAATTACCAAGGCTTATCACCTATATTGGGTGGAAGCCTGGAAAGTCTAAACCAGTCCTTTCGTCGACACCTATTGCTATGTTGAAGCATTGAACTGCTTGTCCTGCAGCCCCCTTCATTAGGTTGTCTATGGCTCCGAAAGCAACAACCCTATTAATGCGCTTGTCAACTTCAAAGCCGACATCACAGAAGTTAGTCCCGATGACAACCTTAGGATCAGGAAGTCGGTATACCCCCCTCTTATCTCTCACGACCCTCACGAAAGGCTCATTGCCATACATGCTTCTATACATTCTCCATAAGTCTATGAGATCAATCTTATCAGTTGTATAAACATGGCAGGTTGCTAAGATCCCTCTAACTATGTTGACAGCGTGGGCGGACATTGCAACTTTAACAGGCTTACCTACGAGGGCTGTCAGTTCTTGCTCTATCTCACCCGTATGTCTATGACCAGTAGGTGAGTATGGTCTTACAACTCCAAACCTTTCGGCATGGAGTGTCGACATGGAGGGAGCAGTACCAGCACCTGACGATCCTATCTTAACGTCAACGACCACGTGATCTGGGTCCATTATCCCCCTCTTAGCTAATGGTGCTGACGCTAAAATTGCAGCTGTGGGCATGCAACCTGGACATGCTATTATCTTAGCCCTCCTTATCTCATCTCTATGGAGCTCGGGCAAGCCGTAAACTGCTTCTTGGAGCAGCTCCGGGAAAGGGTGCTCCCAGTTGTACCATGCCTTGTAAAGCTTAGGGTCCTTAAATCTGAAGTCGGCGCTTAAGTCTATGACTCTAATTCCAACCTCTACAAGCTGAGCTGTTAACTTAGCTGATTGAGTGTGTGGAACTGCTAAGAAGGCTACATCACATTCTTCTGTTAACCTCTTAACATTGAGGGGAGAGAACACCAAATCCGTTAACTTCCTTAAGTTGGCATGTACTCTAAACACATACTCGCCTGCATACCTCCTTGATATTGCTGCCTTGACCTCGGCATAAGGATGGTAAAGCAGTAGCCTTAGCAACTCCCCTCCAACAAAACCTGATGCTCCAACAATGCCAACCCTCTTCTTCATCTCTTACCCTCCCTAACAACGTACTCAGCTATCTTGCCTGCTATATCTACACGTGTTGCCGAGAATGCACCTTTAAATTCAACGCTAGTGTTTATCTCATTAACTAGTAAACCCCTACTGCTTTCAAGACAGTCAACCCCAACAACCTCACCCTTAATTGCTTTGGCTGCCTTAAGCACTAATTCACACTGATCCTCAGTTAACTCGCATGCTACAGCTTTCCCTCCAAGAGCTATGTTAGTTCGCCACTCACCTTCAGGCGCATACCTGAATATTGAAGTTATGACTTCATCACCCACAACTAAAGATCTCACGTCCCTTGAGGGCTTATCGATGTACTCCTGAATGTAGAATATGTTATGTAAGATTGGCTCTAAATGCTCTCTATGCTCAAAAATGGTTTTTGCGTATTCACGATCCCTAATTAAGGCTAGCAATCTACCCCAACTGCCGACAACTGGCTTGACGACCACTGGCAATCCTATTTCGTCAAGTGCTTTAAGCGCACCTTCAACAGTAAATGCAACCACAAATCTTGGTGTTGGAATCCCAGCTTTAGCCAACTCTAAGGAGGTATATAATTTATCTCCACCTATCAGTGAAGTCCAAAATGAGTTTATGACTCTAATGCCTTCAGCCTCTAATGTAGCTGCCCAGTAGAGACCCCTAAAGTGACTTAAGCACCTGTTAAGTACTATGTCGCCTAACTTTTTGAGCTTACCTAAGACGGCAACCTCAACCTTAGCATCGACCATCTCTGTTTCAACATTCATTGACTTCAGAGCGTCGAATATAGCCTTCTCTTCCCACCTTAACCTATCGTACAGTATTGCTACCTTCATTAGGCCACCCCAAGCCTCTTAGCTTCATTTTCAAGAACCTCATCTATCATAGCTACCTTCGACATGAGCTCCATGAGCATCTTCTCTTCCTCCTGAAGTTTAAGCTTACAGCTTTTAATCATGTCATTAACGGCTTCGCGTGATGGTCCGCCAAGAATTTTACACTTATTTATGCACTCTATCGGATTCAACGCGTACTTTAAAAATTCTTCATTAACTTTTATCAAGTGACCTT encodes:
- the lysX gene encoding lysine biosynthesis protein LysX — protein: MVKVIVLYDRIRAEEKAIHRAGEKLGVSMDFVDIKDSFMDITSYNVNSKILKGDVAIQRCVGHYRALYLTAIMESVGVPVINSFQTMLICGDKLLTTLMLNKAGVPTPKTYVAFTREGALNALNEVGYPAVFKPVVGSWGRLVSLVKDLESAKVVIEHRELLYPLYQVFYIQEYVDKPGRDIRCFVVGDEVITAIYRYAAPGEWRSNTALGGRAVKMEITDELREVSLKAAKAVKAHVVGVDCLESKRGLLVHELNSVTEFRNAAAVTGVDIAGKIVEYAVKLAKR
- the lysW/argW gene encoding alpha-aminoadipate/glutamate carrier protein LysW/ArgW, with protein sequence MKVKCPDCDGDIKVPDDAITGEIVSCPDCGQEYEVYFEGGQLKLKPAETVKEDWGE
- a CDS encoding Lrp/AsnC family transcriptional regulator, with protein sequence MQQLDDIDHMIINLLIKDSRTPYTEIANKVGLSEAGVRKRINRLLRLGIIKRFTVEVDFVARVRAITLITVDPSTDTSEVSRKVREAGGVERVYEVTGLYDVVALISSPSMAEVNRCIDELRRVKGVKSTNTMIVLREW
- a CDS encoding M20/M25/M40 family metallo-hydrolase, with the translated sequence MSIPEVEFLLDLLKIYSPTGYEGELAKYLVSRMRDLGFQAHTDAVGNVVGEVKGKGPRVLLCGHMDTVPGFIPVKIEGDEVWGRGAVDAKGPLATLILAAKRYVNLGGGLNLIIAGVVEEEGSSRGMYHLIETIEEPDVAVFGEPSGISSLAIGYKGGINFKLTIKTERGHSSSPWFFKNSIEEAWSLWEGLKKRFDDYNREGSKFHSLTYCLTAIDGGGKSVFVPSRCTLTFNVRIPPKLKCQDVIELVKSYVQHHSTSRGIKVDVKWSDCVEAYVASRSSIIARAFTRAVSEELNVKPSFVFKTGTSDINVAATKWRKAEMVAYGPGDSSLDHTAWERISVSGYLKSISVLTRTLWWAERLVSSK
- a CDS encoding aspartate aminotransferase family protein yields the protein MDRDYKSIEDAHLAPTYQKLPITIIRGFGAKVWDDKGKEYVDCIAGYGAALVGHCNPKVVEAIKKQCEKLITCHGSCYNDMRSEYLEKLVKVLPKGLTRVYLCNSGAEAIEAAIKIAWRATGKRTIISMMRGYHGKTLGALSLTWDQKYRGPFEPLPNFVKFVPYGNIDKLREAMTEDVAAVVVEPIQGESGVILPPPDFLTQVRDECTKRGVLLIVDEVQTGFGRTGRLWACEHWNVDPDIMCMAKGIAGGLPMGATAARDELMVKLKVGEHTTTFGGNPLACAAASATLDVILEDGLLENCRLTGEYMLNRLSELKDEFKVIRDARGMGLMQALELRVDIRDVLLSLVERGVLAAYSGRTVIRFLPPLCLTKNDVDAIIDALARVLSNVNP
- a CDS encoding [LysW]-aminoadipate/[LysW]-glutamate kinase, whose protein sequence is MVKFGGDLVANKDVLEKLARDIAKVSSREGIVVVHGGGDIVTTIAEKLGKPQVFITSPDGFRSRYTDRETAEIYMMVMAGKINKEVVLSLIKVGVNAVGISGVDGALLRAERKKRLVIIDERGRRRAIEGGYTGRIVGVNGEFLNALLNKGMIPVIAPVAIGDEAEVLNVDGDRAAAHIASALKANTLVLLTDVEGIIINDKLVDRMDISKAKAALKRVGAGMITKLYAAIEALEGGVKRVVIASGFKDEPITAALMGQGTVINFGS
- the argC gene encoding N-acetyl-gamma-glutamyl-phosphate reductase, whose protein sequence is MKKRVGIVGASGFVGGELLRLLLYHPYAEVKAAISRRYAGEYVFRVHANLRKLTDLVFSPLNVKRLTEECDVAFLAVPHTQSAKLTAQLVEVGIRVIDLSADFRFKDPKLYKAWYNWEHPFPELLQEAVYGLPELHRDEIRRAKIIACPGCMPTAAILASAPLAKRGIMDPDHVVVDVKIGSSGAGTAPSMSTLHAERFGVVRPYSPTGHRHTGEIEQELTALVGKPVKVAMSAHAVNIVRGILATCHVYTTDKIDLIDLWRMYRSMYGNEPFVRVVRDKRGVYRLPDPKVVIGTNFCDVGFEVDKRINRVVAFGAIDNLMKGAAGQAVQCFNIAIGVDERTGLDFPGFHPI
- the lysX gene encoding lysine biosynthesis protein LysX; this encodes MKVAILYDRLRWEEKAIFDALKSMNVETEMVDAKVEVAVLGKLKKLGDIVLNRCLSHFRGLYWAATLEAEGIRVINSFWTSLIGGDKLYTSLELAKAGIPTPRFVVAFTVEGALKALDEIGLPVVVKPVVGSWGRLLALIRDREYAKTIFEHREHLEPILHNIFYIQEYIDKPSRDVRSLVVGDEVITSIFRYAPEGEWRTNIALGGKAVACELTEDQCELVLKAAKAIKGEVVGVDCLESSRGLLVNEINTSVEFKGAFSATRVDIAGKIAEYVVREGKR